AAGTTGAGGACAGGCGACCACCCTCCGACGAATCCGGCGGCCACCCTCCTCACCGACGACCTCGTCGTGGAGATCCTCTCCCGCCTCCCCGCCAAGTCCCTCCACCGCTTCAAGTGCGTCTCCCCGTCCTGGCGGGACCTCATCGCCCACCCCGCCCACCGCAAGAAGCTTCCCCAAACCCTCGCCGGCTTCCTCTACGGGACCGACGACAGCCACTTCGCCAACGTCTCCGGCGGCCCAGCCCCGCTCAACGCGTCCGTCCCTGTCCTGCTCGACAAGTACTTGCACGTACAATAGCTGGACACCTGCAACGGCCTCCTCTTCTGCCTCTGCTACAGCGAACCTCCTCCTACTTCTTCCACGACTGAGTTTGATTCACATTACATCGTCTGCAATCCCGCTACGGAGAGGTGGGTC
This is a stretch of genomic DNA from Brachypodium distachyon strain Bd21 chromosome 1, Brachypodium_distachyon_v3.0, whole genome shotgun sequence. It encodes these proteins:
- the LOC100830580 gene encoding F-box only protein 8-like is translated as MDETESSKQKKLRTGDHPPTNPAATLLTDDLVVEILSRLPAKSLHRFKCVSPSWRDLIAHPAHRKKLPQTLAGFLYGTDDSHFANVSGGPAPLNASVPVLLDKYLHVQ